In Mus musculus strain C57BL/6J chromosome 9, GRCm38.p6 C57BL/6J, one genomic interval encodes:
- the Ccdc51 gene encoding mitochondrial potassium channel has translation MTGCSPVFAMQHVVGVPRILVRRTFLGTDVTMTRTLCSPGPREKRPEAAALGLFHRLPELGRTLSHTVRHQAASTAKAWWDRYEEFVGLNEVREAQGNVTEAEKVFMVARGLVREAREGLEAQQTKLKEVRDRLDRVSREDNQYLELATLEHRMLQEEKRLRIAYLRAEDSEREKFSLFSAAVRESHEKERTRAERTKNWSLIGSVLGALIGVAGSTYVNRVRLQELKALLLEAQKGPASLQEAIREQASSYSLQQKDLQDLMMDLRGLVHAEQGQGSGSPTGSSTRGKDIDGLSATMKEQLRHSRQVYSCLEGLREQLDGLEKTCSQMAGVLQLAQAPAHPGTVGPVDGALPSSLLEHGSVILALSEMEQRLEAQANRNTVSSTLVTCVTFLATLPLLYMLFKTS, from the exons ATGACAGGGTGCAGCCCCGTGTTCGCAATGCAGCACGTGGTGGGTGTACCCCGTATACTGGTACGGAGAACCTTCCTTGGGACGGACGTCACCATGACAAGGACTCTGTGCAGTCCAGGTCCCAGAGAGAAGCGACCGGAAGCCGCAGCCTTAGGGCTCTTTCACCGCCTCCCGGAATTGGGAAGAACACTGAGCCACACCGTTCGCCATCAAGCAGCCTCTACTGCCAAGGCTTGGTGGGACAGATATGAAGAGTTTGTGGGACTCAATGAAGTTCGGGAGGCCCAGGGAAACGTGACAGAG GCGGAGAAAGTGTTCATGGTGGCTCGTGGGCTTGTTCGAGAAGCTCGGGAGGGTTTGGAAGCTCAGCAGACTAAGCTGAAGGAGGTGAGGGACCGCTTGGACCGAGTCTCCAGGGAGGACAACCAGTACCTGGAGCTGGCCACTTTGGAGCACAGGATGCTACAG GAAGAGAAGAGGCTCCGAATAGCATACCTGCGTGCAGAAGACTCAGAGCGAGAgaagttctctctcttctctgcagcTGTGCGGGAGAGTCATGAGAAAGAGCGTACAAGGGCTGAGAGGACCAAGAACTGGTCCCTTATTGGGTCAGTTCTAGGAGCTCTGATAGGTGTGGCCGGTTCCACCTATGTTAACCGCGTCCGGCTACAGGAGCTGAAGGCCTTACTCCTGGAAGCACAGAAAGGTCCTGCGAGTCTCCAGGAGGCCATCCGTGAACAGGCTTCTAGCTATTCCCTCCAACAGAAAGACCTCCAGGACCTTATGATGGATCTGAGGGGCCTGGTGCACGCCGAGCAGGGCCAGGGCTCCGGGTCACCAACAGGTTCTTCTACCAGAGGAAAAGACATAGATGGCCTTTCAGCCACCATGAAAGAGCAGCTCCGTCATTCCAGGCAGGTCTATTCCTGCCTAGAGGGTTTACGAGAGCAGCTTGATGGCCTGGAAAAGACTTGCAGTCAAATGGCTGGGGTGCTTCAGCTGGCACAGGCTCCAGCACATCCAGGCACGGTGGGGCCGGTGGATGGGGCCCTGCCCAGCTCCTTGCTGGAACACGGGAGTGTGATCTTGGCCCTGTCAGAGATGGAGCAGAGGCTAGAAGCCCAGGCTAACAGGAACACTGTCTCTAGCACACTGGTCACCTGTGTGACCTTCCTGGCCACATTGCCTCTGCTCTACATGCTGTTCAAGACCAGTTAA